The proteins below come from a single Burkholderia humptydooensis genomic window:
- a CDS encoding DNA-3-methyladenine glycosylase family protein: MRLGSVALELPFKSPYDWPRVLRFFAGRAIPGVEAVEDGAYRRTVDYRGASGTLTVRRHPRKRCLVALVEGDAARHADAAFAARLATMLDLHADPAAIGAHLARDAWLAPLVDAAPGLRVPGAWSGFELIVRAIVGQQVSVKAATTIVGRLVERAGERLGAHASGPAGWRFPEPAALAACDLSRIGMPGKRAAALQGVARAVAAGDVPLDAYATDPAGVRAALLALPGIGPWTVEYVAMRAWRDADAWPATDLVLMQAIVARDPALDRPASQRLRSDAWRPWRAYAAMHLWNEIADRAGSARGG, from the coding sequence ATGCGGCTCGGCAGCGTCGCGCTCGAGCTGCCGTTCAAATCCCCATACGATTGGCCGCGCGTGCTGCGCTTCTTCGCGGGGCGCGCGATTCCGGGCGTCGAGGCGGTCGAGGACGGCGCGTACCGGCGCACGGTCGATTATCGTGGCGCGAGCGGCACATTGACGGTGCGCAGGCATCCGCGCAAGCGCTGTCTCGTCGCGCTCGTCGAGGGCGACGCGGCGCGGCACGCAGACGCCGCTTTCGCCGCGCGGCTCGCGACGATGCTCGATCTGCACGCTGATCCCGCCGCGATCGGCGCGCATCTCGCGCGCGACGCGTGGCTCGCGCCGCTCGTCGACGCCGCGCCCGGCCTGCGTGTGCCGGGCGCGTGGTCGGGCTTCGAGCTGATCGTGCGGGCGATCGTCGGCCAGCAGGTGAGCGTGAAGGCCGCGACGACGATCGTCGGGCGGCTCGTCGAGCGCGCGGGCGAGAGGCTCGGCGCGCACGCGTCGGGCCCGGCCGGCTGGCGGTTTCCGGAGCCTGCGGCGCTTGCCGCGTGCGACTTGTCGCGGATCGGGATGCCGGGCAAGCGTGCGGCGGCGCTGCAGGGCGTCGCGCGCGCGGTCGCCGCGGGCGACGTGCCGCTCGATGCGTACGCGACCGACCCGGCCGGCGTGCGCGCCGCGCTGCTCGCGCTGCCGGGGATCGGCCCGTGGACCGTCGAATACGTCGCGATGCGCGCATGGCGCGATGCCGACGCATGGCCCGCGACCGACCTCGTGCTGATGCAGGCGATCGTCGCGCGCGACCCGGCGCTCGACCGGCCGGCGAGCCAGCGCCTTCGCTCCGATGCGTGGCGGCCGTGGCGCGCGTATGCGGCGATGCATTTGTGGAACGAGATCGCC
- the ada gene encoding bifunctional DNA-binding transcriptional regulator/O6-methylguanine-DNA methyltransferase Ada, giving the protein MKQPAYSTDDARWAALVSRDADADGAFCYAVRTTGVFCRPSCASRLPRRENVSFFADTGAARAAGYRPCKRCQPEGLPRELEIVHRACAVLDAHRQDRFTLAQLSDAVHVSPFHLQRLFKRVVGVSPRQYQAAQRGAALRDALQSGAAVTRAAVDAGFNSPSRLYESVPRELGMSPSAFRRKGAGLKIDYATADTRLGVVLVAATSKGICKIAFGHAATPLVDELRTAFANAQIAESVERIAPFIAQVDAYLNGTRRRFELPLDLAATEFQQRVWDALRRIPYGETRSYTQIAEALGAPRAVRAVASACASNPVALAIPCHRVVQKGGSLAGYRWGLPRKAALLDAEAQRAAGESVGLVVDDAA; this is encoded by the coding sequence ATGAAGCAGCCAGCCTACTCGACCGACGATGCGCGCTGGGCCGCGCTCGTCTCGCGCGACGCCGATGCCGACGGCGCGTTCTGTTACGCGGTCAGGACGACCGGCGTGTTCTGCCGGCCGTCGTGCGCGTCGCGGCTGCCGAGGCGCGAGAACGTGTCGTTCTTCGCCGACACGGGCGCCGCGCGCGCGGCAGGCTATCGTCCGTGCAAGCGCTGTCAGCCCGAGGGATTGCCGCGCGAGCTCGAAATCGTCCATCGCGCGTGCGCGGTGCTCGACGCGCATCGTCAGGACCGCTTCACGCTCGCGCAACTGAGCGACGCCGTTCACGTGAGCCCGTTTCATCTTCAACGGCTGTTCAAGCGCGTCGTCGGCGTGTCGCCGCGCCAATACCAGGCCGCGCAGCGCGGCGCCGCATTGCGCGACGCGTTGCAAAGCGGCGCCGCCGTCACGCGCGCGGCCGTAGACGCGGGCTTCAATTCGCCGTCGCGGCTCTACGAATCGGTGCCGCGCGAGCTCGGCATGTCGCCGTCCGCGTTCCGCCGCAAGGGTGCCGGCCTGAAGATCGATTACGCGACGGCCGATACGCGGCTCGGCGTCGTGCTCGTCGCGGCGACGAGCAAGGGCATCTGCAAGATTGCGTTCGGGCACGCCGCGACGCCGCTCGTCGACGAGCTTCGAACGGCGTTCGCGAACGCGCAGATCGCCGAGTCGGTAGAGCGGATCGCGCCGTTCATCGCGCAGGTCGATGCGTATCTGAACGGCACGCGCCGGCGCTTCGAACTGCCGCTCGATCTCGCCGCGACCGAATTCCAGCAGCGTGTGTGGGATGCGTTGCGTCGGATTCCTTACGGCGAGACGCGCAGCTACACGCAGATCGCCGAGGCGCTCGGCGCGCCGCGCGCGGTGCGGGCGGTCGCGAGCGCGTGCGCGTCGAATCCGGTTGCGCTCGCGATTCCGTGCCACCGCGTCGTGCAGAAGGGCGGTTCGCTCGCCGGCTACCGGTGGGGCTTGCCGCGCAAGGCGGCGCTCCTCGATGCCGAAGCGCAGCGCGCGGCGGGCGAATCCGTCGGGCTCGTCGTGGACGACGCAGCTTGA
- a CDS encoding VOC family protein: MKFHIHEIDHVVLRAADLAAMTRFYCDVLGCHVEKEQRELGLVQLRAGRSLIDLLAVGSPIDRADSGAPGKGRNMDHLCLRVEPFDAAALHAHLIAHGARPGDEARRYGADGYGPSIYLFDPEGNMVELKGPPEAVAP, translated from the coding sequence ATGAAATTCCACATCCACGAGATCGATCACGTGGTGCTGCGCGCCGCCGACCTGGCGGCGATGACCCGCTTCTATTGCGACGTGCTCGGCTGCCATGTCGAAAAGGAGCAGCGGGAATTGGGACTCGTTCAATTGCGCGCCGGGCGCTCGCTGATCGACCTGCTCGCGGTCGGCTCGCCAATCGACCGGGCGGACAGCGGGGCGCCCGGGAAGGGTCGGAACATGGATCATCTGTGCCTGCGCGTCGAGCCGTTCGATGCGGCCGCGCTGCACGCGCACCTCATCGCACATGGCGCGAGGCCGGGCGACGAGGCGCGGCGCTATGGCGCGGACGGCTACGGGCCGTCGATCTATCTGTTCGATCCGGAAGGCAACATGGTCGAACTGAAGGGCCCGCCGGAGGCCGTCGCGCCCTGA
- a CDS encoding YaeQ family protein, which produces MAIKSTIYKAELQIADMDRHYYADHSLTVARHPSETDERMMVRIAAFALFAHERLEFCKGLSDTDEPDLWQKDLTGAIEAWIDVGQPDERRIAKASGRAERVNVIAYGGRTSDIWWQGVRGKVERLRNVQVMSLADGVAAALGGIAERTMRLQCTIQDGAAWLSSATHDPVAIEWTVLKAREDA; this is translated from the coding sequence ATGGCGATCAAATCGACGATCTACAAGGCGGAGCTGCAAATCGCCGACATGGACCGGCACTATTATGCCGATCACTCGCTCACCGTCGCCCGTCACCCGTCCGAAACGGACGAGCGGATGATGGTGCGCATTGCCGCGTTCGCGCTGTTTGCGCACGAGCGGCTCGAGTTCTGCAAGGGACTGTCGGATACCGACGAGCCCGATCTCTGGCAAAAGGACCTGACGGGGGCGATCGAAGCGTGGATCGACGTCGGGCAGCCCGACGAGCGCCGCATCGCGAAGGCGAGCGGCCGCGCCGAGCGCGTGAACGTGATCGCGTACGGCGGACGCACGTCCGACATCTGGTGGCAGGGCGTGCGCGGCAAGGTCGAGCGGTTGCGCAACGTGCAGGTGATGTCGCTCGCCGACGGCGTTGCGGCGGCGCTGGGCGGCATCGCCGAGCGCACGATGCGCCTGCAGTGCACGATCCAGGACGGCGCCGCATGGCTGTCGAGCGCGACGCACGATCCGGTCGCGATCGAATGGACGGTGTTGAAGGCGCGCGAGGACGCCTGA
- the sap1 gene encoding surface attachment protein Sap1 has protein sequence MMKRTGLFLALTSGIVAVSVAQADSGALLKPQQEIQLTKNAWGCLSKDNLDSVLSHERDGKSQAKQQYFDDYRCLSVPEGQRFRVVSVDKGDVQFVSAENSDQQGLWADARFIKQ, from the coding sequence ATGATGAAGCGTACCGGTCTTTTTCTGGCACTGACGAGCGGCATCGTTGCGGTTTCGGTGGCGCAGGCGGACAGCGGCGCATTGCTCAAGCCGCAGCAGGAGATCCAACTGACGAAAAACGCGTGGGGGTGTCTGTCGAAAGACAATCTGGACTCCGTACTGAGCCACGAACGTGACGGCAAGTCGCAAGCGAAGCAGCAATACTTCGACGACTACCGGTGCCTGTCGGTGCCCGAGGGCCAGCGCTTCCGGGTCGTCAGCGTCGACAAGGGCGACGTGCAGTTCGTGAGCGCCGAGAACAGCGACCAGCAAGGTCTCTGGGCCGACGCGCGCTTCATCAAGCAGTAA
- the speG gene encoding spermidine N1-acetyltransferase: MQIQNEQHTLALRPLERQDLRFVHELNNDAKIMRYWFEEPYETFTELSQLYDQHVHDQRERRFVAFDSDGELVGLVELIELDYIHRRGEFQIIIAPNRQGRGHATRATRLAVEYAFKVLNLRKLYLIVDKSNAAAIRVYEKCGFKHEAELIEEFFGNGQYHNALRMCIFQRDYFAAQQGAELHGHE; encoded by the coding sequence ATGCAAATCCAGAACGAACAACACACGCTCGCGCTGAGGCCGCTCGAGCGCCAGGACCTGCGTTTCGTCCACGAACTGAACAACGACGCGAAGATCATGCGTTACTGGTTCGAAGAGCCGTATGAAACGTTCACCGAGCTGTCGCAACTGTATGACCAGCACGTGCACGACCAGCGCGAGCGCCGTTTCGTCGCGTTCGATTCCGATGGCGAACTCGTCGGTCTCGTCGAGCTGATCGAGCTCGACTACATTCACCGCCGCGGCGAGTTCCAGATCATCATCGCGCCGAACCGGCAAGGCCGCGGCCACGCGACGCGCGCAACCCGGCTCGCGGTCGAATATGCGTTCAAGGTGTTGAACCTGCGCAAGCTGTATTTGATCGTCGACAAATCGAACGCCGCCGCGATCCGGGTTTACGAGAAATGCGGTTTCAAGCACGAGGCCGAGCTGATCGAAGAGTTTTTCGGCAACGGCCAATATCACAATGCATTGAGAATGTGCATTTTCCAGCGCGATTATTTCGCCGCCCAGCAAGGCGCGGAATTGCACGGGCACGAATAA